A stretch of the Malus sylvestris chromosome 10, drMalSylv7.2, whole genome shotgun sequence genome encodes the following:
- the LOC126585991 gene encoding sm-like protein LSM2: MLFFSYFKELVGREVTVELKNDLAIRGTLHSVDQYLNIKLENTRVVDQDKYPHMMSVRNCFIRGSVVRYVQLPPEGVDVELLHDATRREARGG; encoded by the exons atg TTGTTCTTCTCGTATTTCAAGGAGTTGGTGGGGAGAGAAGTGACGGTGGAGCTGAAGAATGACCTTGCAATCAGAGGAACACTGCACTCGGTGGATCAGTATCTCAACATTAAGCTCGAGAATACTAGGGTTGTCGACCAGGACAAGTACCCTCACATG ATGTCAGTGAGGAACTGTTTTATTAGGGGATCAGTTGTGAGATACGTTCAACTACCCCCAGAGGGAGTCGATGTTGAACTGCTGCATGATGCCACCAGAAGGGAAGCTCGTGGCGGCTGA